One region of Vanessa cardui chromosome 20, ilVanCard2.1, whole genome shotgun sequence genomic DNA includes:
- the LOC124538353 gene encoding uncharacterized protein LOC124538353 isoform X2 encodes MRVFIALIQCLLIHCCLGNNNNGKVQCVGCDFEEDPQKHIYKVMAEESLRKYLETNGYHRLYTVLQVQRVRTQLVSGKITKINFVAGATNCILDKQMNPVNPPCVIIHPVEILECYSEILEIPWKNFRGIKVTCNPVNYRG; translated from the exons ATGAGGGTCTTTATTGCATTAATTCAGTGTTTACTAATTCATTGTTGCTTGGGGAACAATAACAACGGAAAG GTACAATGTGTTGGCTGCGATTTTGAAGAGGATCCGCAGAAACATATTTACAAAGTAATGGCTGAAGAATCACTGAGGAAGTACTTAGAAACCAATGGATATCACCGGCTTTATACTGTGTTGCAAGTTCAGAGGGTGAGGACCCAACTTGTTTCGGGaaagataacaaaaataaatttcgtcGCCGGAGCGACAAATTGTATTCTCGACAAACAAATGAATCCAGTGAATCCCCCATGTGTCATAATCCATCCGGTCGAAATATTGGAGTGTTATTCAGAAATATTAGAAATTCCTTGGAAAAACTTCAGAGGAATAAAAGTAACATGCAATCCCGTGAACTACAGAGGTTAA